The DNA segment TTCGATGACTTGAACGAGTGGGACTTCGACACCTGCTTTGCCTTCATCCGCGCCATCGGCGATGCCTATGTTCAGGCCTACCTGCCAATCGTCCAGCGCCGCAAGGACACGCCCTATACCGCTGAGCAGCGCGAGTTCCAGGAATACCGCCGCGGGCGCTATGTTGAGTTCAACCTGGTCTATGACCGCGGCACCCTGTTCGGCCTGCAGTCGGGTGGCCGTACCGAGTCGATCCTCATGTCGCTGCCGCCGCAAGTGCGTTGGGGCTACGATTGGAAGGCCGCGCCGGGCAGCGAAGAAGCGCGCCTGACCGAGTACTTCCTGCAGGATCGCGACTGGCTCGGCCAGTGAGCCCTGTGGATAACCGAGGAGCCCTCATGGACCAGTACGTCGTTTTCGGCAACCCGATCGGCCACAGCAAGTCGCCGTTGATCCATCGCCTGTTCGCCGACCAGACCGGCCAGGACATCGAGTACAACACGCTGCTGGCGCCACTGGATGACTTCAGCGACTGCGCCCGGGGCTTCTTCAAGCAGGGCAGCGGCGCCAACGTCACGGTGCCGTTCAAGGAAGAGGCCTATCGCCTGTGCGACAGCCTGACCCCACGAGCCCAGCGCGCTGGCGCGGTGAATACGCTGAGCAAGCTGGCCGATGGCACGTTGCAGGGCGATAACACCGACGGTGCGGGCCTGGTGCGTGACCTGACAGTGAATGCTGGGGTCGAGCTGACGGGCAAGCGCATCCTCATCCTCGGTGCCGGCGGCGCCGTGCGTGGGGTGTTGGAGCCGCTTCTGGCGCATAACCCGCAGTCGGTGGTGATCGCAAACCGCACGGTGGAAAAGGCTGAACAGCTGGCGCAGGAGTTCGATGAACTTGGGCCTGTGGTCGCCAGTGGTTTTGCCTGGTTGCAGGAGCCGGTCGACCTGATCATCAATGCAACTTCCGCGAGCCTGGCGGGCGAGATGCCAGCGATTGCCGAGAGCTTGGTCGAGGCGGGGCGCACGGTGTGCTACGACATGATGTATGGCAAGGAGCCAACCCCGTTTTGCCAATGGGCCAGCCGGTTAGGCGCCGCGCAGGTATTGGATGGGTTGGGGATGCTGGCGGAGCAGGCGGCTGAGGCGTTTTTCATCTGGCGCGGGGTTCGTCCCGAGACCGGGCCGGTGTTGGATGAGCTGCGTCGGCAGTTGGCGCGCGGCTGAATTTGAGATGTTGGGGCCGCTTTGCGGCCCTTCGCGGGGCAAGCCCGCTCCCACGTGAGTTCACGTTGTCCCTGTGGGAGCGGGCTTGCCCCGCGATGTGGGTCTCACTCTTCAAAGCGGATCGGACACAACTCAGCCCCTTCCAGCTTCTGCAACTCTTCAACCACCTGCGGCCGCGCCCTTTGCAGGGTCAGGCTGCCGCCATTACGGCCTAATCTCCGCGCCTCGCGGTGCAGCATGTCGACCCCTGAGTAATCGATGAAGTTGACCTGCCGCGCATCGATCACCACATGCGGCCCCTGGCAGCGCTGCAAGCGCACCTGCAGGTAATGCGCGGCGCCAAAGAAGATCGACCCGCCCACCCGCAGCACATCCGCCTGCCCTTCTCGACTCTGCTGCACCCGTGGCCGCGAGGTGCGCTTGAGGTAGAAGAACAGCGACGCCAGCACCCCTGCATAGATCGCTGTCTGCAATTCCAGGAGCAGCGTGGCGGCAGCTGTCAGCGCCATCACCAGAAACTCGGCACGGCTGACCCGGAACAACGCACGAATGCCGCGATGATCCACCAAGCCCCAGCAGATCAACAAAATGCTCCCGGCCATGGCCGGAATCGGCAAATGCGCGATCAACCCGGCGCCGGTTACCGCGAACAGCGCCACCCACAGTGCCGAGAACACCCCGGCCATGGGCGAGCGGGCGCCGGCCTCGTAGCTCAGGCCGGAACGGGTGAAAGACCCCGACGACAGGTAGCCGGAGAACACCGCCCCGACCATGTTCGACAGGCCTTGGGCGCGGATCTCTTGGTTGGCGTCGATCAGTTGTTCGGAGCGCGCCGACAGCGAGCGGGCGATGGACAGGCTGGTCACCAGGCCGAGCATGCCGATCGCCACGGCGCTGGGGAGCAGGCGCAGGATCAGTTCCAGGTCCAGCAGTGGCAGCGGGCTCAGTGGCGGCAGTTGGCCAATGAACGCCGGCACCCGTGGCACGTGGCCGAACATGCTCGGCATCAGCCAAGCAGCCAGGCTGACCACGATCAGACTTATCAACAGGCTGGGCCAGCGCGGGCGCAGCAGCTTGATTACGATGCCTATCAACAATGTGGCCAGGCCCAGGCTTAGCGATGGCAGGTCGACCTCCCCGGCATGGGCAAGCAGATCCTGGAGGGTTTTTAGCGCTGTAGCCTGGCTGGGCAGGTCCATGCCCAGTAGGTTTGGCAGTTGGCCCAGGGCGATGACGATAGCCGCGCCGAGGGTGAAGCCGAGGACCACCGAATGCGAGACGAAGTTGACCAGCGCACCGAAGCGCAGCAGCCCGAGTAATAGTTGGAAGGCGCCGCCGAGGAAAGTCAGCAGCAGGATCAGGGTGACGTAGTCGGCGCTGCCGCTGACGGCCAGGGGGCTGATGCTGGTGTAGAGAACGATCGAGATTGCCGCGGTGGGGCCGCAGATCAGGTGCCAGGATGAGCCCCACAGGCAGGCGATCAGCACCGGCACGATGGCGGCGTACAAGCCGTATTCAGCGGGCAGGCCGGCGATCAGGGCGTAGGCGATCGATTGCGGCAGAGCCAGGATCGCACCGCTGAGGCCGACCAGCAGGTCCTGGCGCAGGCTACGGCGCGATTGCCGGGGGAGCCAGGCGAGGAACGGCAGCAGGTGGGTCAGGCGGGGCATGGCGATCTATCCAAGGTTTGCAGTGTTTGAGCGGGCGCTATCGCGGGGCAAGCCCGCTGCCACGAATTACCCCTAGGTAAAGGGATGTTGCGTGGGAGCGGGCTTGCCCCGCGATGAAAGCGCCACTATAGCTTGGCTTTGACCGCCGTCAGCGCATCACCACCCTCTTTCGCCGTCACTCCAGCCAACCACCCCTGCAGCCGCTCGGGATGCACCTTCAGCCAGTCCTTGGCCGCCACATCGAAGCTCACTTTGTTATCCACAACCTGCGCCATGATGCTGTTCTCCATGTCCAGATCGAAGCTCAGGTTCGCCAGTAGCTTCGCTGCATTGGGGCAGGCTTGTGGATAACCCTTGCGCACCAAGGTGTACACCTCGCCTTTACTGCCAAACCACTGCTCGCCGCCGGTGAGGTAATGCATCTTCAACTTCACATTCATCGGATGCGGGGTCCAGCCGAGGAAGGTGATGAATTGGTGCTTCTTCACTGCCCGCTCAACCTGGGTGAGCATTGCCTGTTCACTGGACTCGACCAGTTTCCATTTGCCCAGGTCGAACTGGTTTTTTTCGATGATTTCTTTGAGCGATAGGTTAGCCGGCGCCCCAGAGCCGATCCCATACACCTTGTTGTCGAACTGTGCGGCATGTTTTTGCAGGTCGGCGAAGTCCTTGACCCCGGCATCCCACACGTAATCAGGTACCGCCAGGGTGAACTCGGTGCCTTGCAGGTTGCGGCTGAGTTTCTGCACATCGCCGTTGGCGATGAACTTGTCATGAAAGCCTTGGTGCGCGGGCATCCAGTTGCCGAGGAAGGCATCGACCTTGCCGTCCTTGAGGCCGCCATAGATGATTGGCACCGCCAGGCTGTCGATCTTCACCTGATAACCCAGGCTTTCCAGGAGCAAGCGGGCGACGGCGTTGGTCGAGGCGATATCGCTCCAGCCAGGGTCGGCCAGTTTGACCGTGCTGCACTGTGCGTCGCTGTCGGCGTTGGCGGTGACCGCGCCCAGGCTCAGGGCCAGGCTGATCATGGCGGTGGAGAATGTGTTCATGGCGGCCTCTTTACTCAATCGATAGGTGCGGGCTGTGGATAACGTGCCTTGCGCTCGAGGTCGTCGAGATCGATGTGATTGCGCATGTACTGTTGGCTGGCGTCGACCATCGGTTGATGGTCCCAGCTGTTCAGCTTGCCGATGGCCAACGCTTGCGCCACCAAGCGGCGGCGGCGCTGGCTGGCCAGCACCTGCTGGCGCAGGCTGGGGATATCCCAGCGTTGGCGGGCCTGATCGACAAATGCCTGCAGCAGCGCCTGGTGTTCCGGGCTGCTGGTGAGGTTCTCCCGCTCGTGCGGGTCGCGGCTCAGGTCATAGAGTAAACAGGGGTCGTCTTCGCTGTACACGAACTTGTATTGGCCGCGGCGAATCATCATCAGTGGACCGACCGTGCCTTCGGCCATGTACTCGCCGATCACTTCGTCATGGCCGCCCTGCCCTTGCAGATGGCCCAGCAGCGAGCGGCCGTCCAGGTGCAGATCGGCCTGCACCTGGCCACCGGCCAGTTCGACCAGGGTTGGCAACAGGTCACAGGTAGACACTGCCGCGCTGACTCGCCCGGCAGCGAACCGCTTGGGTGCATGTACCAGCAGGGGGACGCGCGCCGACATCTCGAACCAGTGCATCTTGTACCAAAGGCCACGCTCGCCAAGCATGTCGCCATGATCGCCGGAGAACACGATCAGGGTGTCATCGCTCAGCCCGCATTCTTCCAGGGTTTGCAGCAGCTTGCCGATGTTGTCGTCGATGTAGCTGCAAGCACCGAAGTAGGCACGGCGGGCGTCGCGGATCTTATCCACAGGCAGCGGTTTGTCCCACAGGTCGTAGACCTTGAGCAGACGTTGCGAATGCGGGTCTTGCTCGTGCTGCGCCAGCACCTCACCCGGCATAGGGATATCCACAGCCTGGTACAGATCCCAATAGTGCTGGGGAATGGTGTACGGATCGTGCGGGTGGGTCATCGACACGGTCAGGCAAAACGGCTTGTCGTCGCCTGCACGGACATGGTCATAGAGGTATTGGCGGGCCTTGAACACCACCTCTTCATCGAAATCCAACTGGTTGGTGCGCACGCACGGCCCGGCTTGCAGCACCGAGGACATGTTGTGATACCAGCTGAGGCGCTGCTCGGGTGCGTCCCAGTTCACTGCCCAGCCGTAGTCGGCCGGGTAGATGTCGCTGGTCAGGCGTTCTTCGTAGCCATGCAACTGGTCCGGCCCACAGAAGTGCATCTTGCCTGACAGCGCCGTGCGGTAGCCGAGGCGGCGCAGGTAGTGGGCGTAGGTAGGCACGTCGGCGGGGAAATCGGCCGCGTTGTCGTAGGCGCCAATGCGGCTGGGCAGCTGGCCGCTGACCAGGGTGAAGCGCGAGGGCGCACACAGTGGGCTGTTGCAGTAGGCGGCGTCGAACACCACCGCCTGCTCTGCCAGGCGGCTGAGGTTCGGCATCTTGATCGGCGAAGGGGCGTAGATCGGCAGCATGGGCGCGGCCATCTGGTCGGCCATGATGAACAGGATATTGGGTCGTTTCATGGTGGCTTCCATCGTCGAGAGTTATGCGAGCGGCTTGCGATCGAGGATGCGACTGTGGATAACATGGGTAAAGCCCATGGCGGGCAATGACTAGGATTAGCTGAGCTTATGTTTGAGCACCTTGCCGAGTTGTCGCTGGATACCTTGCGGGTGTTCGAGGCCGCTGCCCGTTTGCGCAGCTTCACTGCGGCGGCGCTGGAGTTGGGTACAACCCAGCCGGCGGTGAGCCAGCAGGTCAAGCGCCTGGAGGCGCAGCTAGGCGCGCGGCTGTTCGACCGGATCTACCGGGGCATTACCCTGACTGAAGCGGGGCAGCTTCTGTTCGAGCAGGTGCATCAAGGTTTGCAGGCGATGGATGAAGGTGTGGCCCAGGCCAGCGGCCACAGCCAGCGTGAAGTGCTGCAGGTGGCGACTGACTTTGCCTTCGCCGCGTTTTGGCTGATGCCACGTTTGCAACGTTTCCATGAGGCCTATCCACAGGTGGATGTGAGCCTGGTGACCGGCGAACGCAGCCAGGGCATGTTGCGCCCGGATATCGATGTGGCTGTGTTGTTTGGAGATGGGCGCTTTCATCAGGGCGAGAGTCGCTGGCTGTTCAATGAAGAGGTTTTTCCGGTTTGCAGCCCACGGCTGATTCATGGCAAACCCTTGTCAGCCGTGGCTTTGCAACGATTGCCATTGCTGCATTTGCGCGGTGAGCAGGCCAGCCGCTGGTTTGATTGGGCGGGGGTATTTCGCGGCTTGGGTTTGTCCAGCCCGCCGCCGGCTGGGCAGCTGCGGTTCGACAATTACACCTTGCTGATCCAGGCGGCGATTGCTGGGCAGGGGGTGGCGATTGGCTGGGCGCATCTGGTCGATGGGCTGGTGGAACAGGGCTTGCTGTGTCGGCCATTGCTGGGCAGTTTGCGCTCGGAGCGTGGCTATTACGTGGTGC comes from the Pseudomonas urmiensis genome and includes:
- the aroE gene encoding shikimate dehydrogenase, producing the protein MDQYVVFGNPIGHSKSPLIHRLFADQTGQDIEYNTLLAPLDDFSDCARGFFKQGSGANVTVPFKEEAYRLCDSLTPRAQRAGAVNTLSKLADGTLQGDNTDGAGLVRDLTVNAGVELTGKRILILGAGGAVRGVLEPLLAHNPQSVVIANRTVEKAEQLAQEFDELGPVVASGFAWLQEPVDLIINATSASLAGEMPAIAESLVEAGRTVCYDMMYGKEPTPFCQWASRLGAAQVLDGLGMLAEQAAEAFFIWRGVRPETGPVLDELRRQLARG
- a CDS encoding SulP family inorganic anion transporter gives rise to the protein MPRLTHLLPFLAWLPRQSRRSLRQDLLVGLSGAILALPQSIAYALIAGLPAEYGLYAAIVPVLIACLWGSSWHLICGPTAAISIVLYTSISPLAVSGSADYVTLILLLTFLGGAFQLLLGLLRFGALVNFVSHSVVLGFTLGAAIVIALGQLPNLLGMDLPSQATALKTLQDLLAHAGEVDLPSLSLGLATLLIGIVIKLLRPRWPSLLISLIVVSLAAWLMPSMFGHVPRVPAFIGQLPPLSPLPLLDLELILRLLPSAVAIGMLGLVTSLSIARSLSARSEQLIDANQEIRAQGLSNMVGAVFSGYLSSGSFTRSGLSYEAGARSPMAGVFSALWVALFAVTGAGLIAHLPIPAMAGSILLICWGLVDHRGIRALFRVSRAEFLVMALTAAATLLLELQTAIYAGVLASLFFYLKRTSRPRVQQSREGQADVLRVGGSIFFGAAHYLQVRLQRCQGPHVVIDARQVNFIDYSGVDMLHREARRLGRNGGSLTLQRARPQVVEELQKLEGAELCPIRFEE
- the choX gene encoding choline ABC transporter substrate-binding protein → MNTFSTAMISLALSLGAVTANADSDAQCSTVKLADPGWSDIASTNAVARLLLESLGYQVKIDSLAVPIIYGGLKDGKVDAFLGNWMPAHQGFHDKFIANGDVQKLSRNLQGTEFTLAVPDYVWDAGVKDFADLQKHAAQFDNKVYGIGSGAPANLSLKEIIEKNQFDLGKWKLVESSEQAMLTQVERAVKKHQFITFLGWTPHPMNVKLKMHYLTGGEQWFGSKGEVYTLVRKGYPQACPNAAKLLANLSFDLDMENSIMAQVVDNKVSFDVAAKDWLKVHPERLQGWLAGVTAKEGGDALTAVKAKL
- the betC gene encoding choline-sulfatase, translating into MKRPNILFIMADQMAAPMLPIYAPSPIKMPNLSRLAEQAVVFDAAYCNSPLCAPSRFTLVSGQLPSRIGAYDNAADFPADVPTYAHYLRRLGYRTALSGKMHFCGPDQLHGYEERLTSDIYPADYGWAVNWDAPEQRLSWYHNMSSVLQAGPCVRTNQLDFDEEVVFKARQYLYDHVRAGDDKPFCLTVSMTHPHDPYTIPQHYWDLYQAVDIPMPGEVLAQHEQDPHSQRLLKVYDLWDKPLPVDKIRDARRAYFGACSYIDDNIGKLLQTLEECGLSDDTLIVFSGDHGDMLGERGLWYKMHWFEMSARVPLLVHAPKRFAAGRVSAAVSTCDLLPTLVELAGGQVQADLHLDGRSLLGHLQGQGGHDEVIGEYMAEGTVGPLMMIRRGQYKFVYSEDDPCLLYDLSRDPHERENLTSSPEHQALLQAFVDQARQRWDIPSLRQQVLASQRRRRLVAQALAIGKLNSWDHQPMVDASQQYMRNHIDLDDLERKARYPQPAPID
- a CDS encoding choline sulfate utilization transcriptional regulator, yielding MFEHLAELSLDTLRVFEAAARLRSFTAAALELGTTQPAVSQQVKRLEAQLGARLFDRIYRGITLTEAGQLLFEQVHQGLQAMDEGVAQASGHSQREVLQVATDFAFAAFWLMPRLQRFHEAYPQVDVSLVTGERSQGMLRPDIDVAVLFGDGRFHQGESRWLFNEEVFPVCSPRLIHGKPLSAVALQRLPLLHLRGEQASRWFDWAGVFRGLGLSSPPPAGQLRFDNYTLLIQAAIAGQGVAIGWAHLVDGLVEQGLLCRPLLGSLRSERGYYVVLPPRKRRGALIERFVDWLERERRM